The Microplitis mediator isolate UGA2020A chromosome 8, iyMicMedi2.1, whole genome shotgun sequence genome has a window encoding:
- the LOC130673666 gene encoding proton channel OtopLc isoform X1, whose translation MQRCPYLHEMKERLLSQPTPTDSLDMERLDGGTPVKEANLHTEYPAQTNPGVIPDPPEMPPDTLIGTVVKVNDPELNSDGYGSHTSPAHARQPLVPQGSMNPPLCLTPSHSGYGRRNLPKNAKTSLFIIMSFIYAKLLVVVCVAYVISEVVTHKLPLYYFEGFFAYMYGMSILFLLYVFCFLLQESACCSRGAETPPPPPKPPKPPKEPKDKKNKKDKKDNKKDNKKDTKNKKDFQDASDVEAGVSTRVSRKRKTSQNDHSHGSFFLRIGAIAFGLGTMVYNGLEFGAFFEIPPTSPCFQILHGVNPLLQMVFTFMQMYFIFMNSRLNIHRFKVIARFGLMHVVATNLCVWVKTLVFESLKEITQINLRYSKPDLGIIESIRQHSLNHAGVILGNEPRDMAQLRLAPSSSTSNLATKLLGATAATTRRLIRTTPSSINRYARSTARSVARAITHGTTSTLATFTPSTSTTPRITTSTSTTTTTSTTPPTTSTTTPSTTTTTIFPSTSTTTSTARPTLSTIVDAFTSTIKPNITTPTLTSTTSTIAPPVPTSAPLTTYASMMLDFGDPASSTNKGIPPLLDIVNQTNGTSVWSPTFAFYQSAPLNENACGRVNIMGTIVQDAAPYLFPFIIEYSLIGAAVIYVMWKHIGRHPRWPHQAEADLERRLEAMLSRRAVALAHAGHGRVDCVGASKGLFVGLFLLVGSLICLILFFVLIHHPSFGLLAIYLADVSHCVLMAFSIIAIIIGFIRVQSLKFKAEEQSDLNDILLRVSGFGLFLYAVFSVIAGSLAAFTHEPNLLVMVTGLLAIVQVVLQMLFIADVSRRRVHLPEHDRSKPGRQVVTFLLICNVTMWVIYTFETQKVVANPVQLDFYGSLAWIIVQRVTMPLCIFHRFHSAVTLAEIWKTSYKARLE comes from the exons ATGCAACGGTGTCCTTACCTGCACGAGATGAAGGAGCGTCTGCTCTCGCAGCCGACCCCAACCGATAGCCTAGACATGGAACGACTGGATGGTGGTACTCCGGTAAAGGAGGCTAATCTCCATACAGAGTACCCGGCACAAACGAATCCTGGAGTGATCCCCGACCCCCCCGAAATGCCACCCGACACCTTGATTGGCACCGTCGTCAAGGTAAATGATCCCGAG CTCAATTCAGATGGATATGGATCACATACGTCTCCGGCCCATGCGAGACAACCTCTTGTACCTCAGGGTTCGATGAATCCTCCGCTATGTCTTACCCCATCACATTCTGGTTATGGCAGGAGAAATTTACCAAAGAATGCTAA aaCGTCATTGTTTATAATCATGAGCTTTATCTACGCAAAGCTACTGGTGGTGGTATGCGTGGCGTATGTAATAAGTGAAGTTGTCACCCACAAGTTACCATTGTATTACTTTGAGGGTTTCTTCGCTTATATGTACGGCATGAGTATCCTTTTCTTGCTCTACGTCTTTTGCTTTCTGCTACAAGAAAGCGCCTGTTGCTCGAGGGGCGCGGAAACCCCACCTCCACCTCCAAAACCACCCAAACCTCCCAAGGAGCCAAaggataagaaaaataaaaaagacaaGAAAGACAACAAGAAGGATAATAAGAAAGATACCAAGAATAAGAAAGATTTtcag gATGCTAGTGATGTAGAAGCTGGAGTATCAACTCGCGTGTCACGTAAACGTAAAACTTCACAAAATGACCACAGTCACGGAAGTTTCTTCCTCAGAATCGGCGCAATTG CATTCGGACTCGGTACCATGGTATACAATGGACTCGAATTCGGAGCTTTCTTCGAAATTCCACCGACTTCACCATGTTTCCAAATCCTCCATGGCGTTAATCCATTGCTACAAATGGTCTTTACATTCATGCAAATGTACTTCATCTTTATGAACTCGCGG CTAAACATTCACCGATTCAAAGTAATCGCACGTTTTGGACTGATGCACGTCGTAGCAACGAATCTCTGCGTCTGGGTAAAGACCCTAGTTTTCGAAAGCCTTAAAGAAATCACCCAAATCAATTTGCGTTACAGCAAACCCGATCTTGGAATCATTG AGAGCATCCGACAACATTCACTAAACCACGCCGGTGTTATATTAGGCAACGAGCCCCGTGATATGGCACAACTTCGCCTCGCACCATCCTCATCAACTTCAAACTTAGCAACAAAATTACTCGGCGCGACTGCAGCAACAACCCGACGATTAATCCGGACAACACCGTCATCAATAAACCGTTACGCGCGTTCAACGGCACGTTCAGTAGCACGTGCAATAACTCACGGCACCACATCGACCTTAGCAACATTTACACCAAGTACTAGTACAACTCCACGTATAACAACATCTACATCCACAACAACCACAACATCAACAACCCCCCCGACAACATCAACAACAACTCCTTCCACTACGACCACAACAATATTCCcatcaacatcaacaacaACTTCAACAGCTCGACCCACATTATCAACAATAGTAGACGCCTTTACAAGTACTATAAAACCTAATATAACAACTCCAACTCTAACGAGCACTACATCAACAATAGCGCCACCTGTACCAACATCAGCGCCCTTAACAACATACGCATCAATGATGTTGGATTTCGGTGACCCAGCTTCCTCAACAAACAAAGGAATTCCCCCGTTACTTGACATCGTTAATCAAACCAACGGAACAAGTGTTTGGAGCCCAACGTTTGCATTCTACCAAAGCGCACCCTTGAATGAAAATGCATGCGGCCGAGTTAATATAATGGGAACCATTGTCCAAGATGCTGCCCCATATCTGTTTCCATTTATCATTGAATACAGTTTGATCGGAGCAGCAGTTATTTACGTAATGTGGAAGCACATTGGGCGCCATCCACGTTGGCCGCATCAAGCGGAAGCCGATTTAGAGCGTCGACTTGAAGCGATGCTTTCACGTCGTGCTGTTGCCCTGGCACATGCGGGTCACGGTCGCGTCGATTGCGTGGGCGCCAGCAAGGGGCTTTTTGTTGGGCTTTTCCTGCTGGTTGGGTCCTTGATCTGTTTGATCCTTTTCTTTGTTCTAATTCATCACCCGTCATTCGGACTACTCGCGATCTATCTGGCAGATGTGTCACACTGCGTTCTAATGGCGTTTTCAATCATAGCTATCATAATTGGTTTCATTCGTGTACAGAGTCTGAAATTCAAAGCCGAAGAACAAAGTGACCTAAATGATATTCTGCTGCGTGTTTCTGGATTCGGTTTGTTCCTTTACGCTGTTTTTAGTGTAATTGCTGGTTCATTGGCGGCATTTACACACGAACCAAATTTATTGGTAATGGTTACTGGTTTATTGGCTATTGTACAAGTTGTATTGCAAATGTTGTTTATTGCAGATGTATCACGTAGGCGTGTACATTTACCAGAACATGATCGTAGCAAACCTGGTCGCCAAGTTGTcacatttttacttatttgtAATGTAACAATGTGGGTTATTTATACATTTGAAACACAAAAAGTCGTTGCTAATCCAGTGCAACTTGATTTCTATGGTTCTCTTGCGTGGATTATTGTACAAAGGGTCACTATGCCACTTTGTATATTCCACAGGTTCCATAGCGCGGTTACGCTTGCCGAAATATGGAAAACCAGTTACAAAGCACGTTTGGAGTAA
- the LOC130673666 gene encoding proton channel OtopLc isoform X5 — protein sequence METEIMPFVENDSSNGTTQILPLRNSRIRNMEPKRTSLFIIMSFIYAKLLVVVCVAYVISEVVTHKLPLYYFEGFFAYMYGMSILFLLYVFCFLLQESACCSRGAETPPPPPKPPKPPKEPKDKKNKKDKKDNKKDNKKDTKNKKDFQDASDVEAGVSTRVSRKRKTSQNDHSHGSFFLRIGAIAFGLGTMVYNGLEFGAFFEIPPTSPCFQILHGVNPLLQMVFTFMQMYFIFMNSRLNIHRFKVIARFGLMHVVATNLCVWVKTLVFESLKEITQINLRYSKPDLGIIESIRQHSLNHAGVILGNEPRDMAQLRLAPSSSTSNLATKLLGATAATTRRLIRTTPSSINRYARSTARSVARAITHGTTSTLATFTPSTSTTPRITTSTSTTTTTSTTPPTTSTTTPSTTTTTIFPSTSTTTSTARPTLSTIVDAFTSTIKPNITTPTLTSTTSTIAPPVPTSAPLTTYASMMLDFGDPASSTNKGIPPLLDIVNQTNGTSVWSPTFAFYQSAPLNENACGRVNIMGTIVQDAAPYLFPFIIEYSLIGAAVIYVMWKHIGRHPRWPHQAEADLERRLEAMLSRRAVALAHAGHGRVDCVGASKGLFVGLFLLVGSLICLILFFVLIHHPSFGLLAIYLADVSHCVLMAFSIIAIIIGFIRVQSLKFKAEEQSDLNDILLRVSGFGLFLYAVFSVIAGSLAAFTHEPNLLVMVTGLLAIVQVVLQMLFIADVSRRRVHLPEHDRSKPGRQVVTFLLICNVTMWVIYTFETQKVVANPVQLDFYGSLAWIIVQRVTMPLCIFHRFHSAVTLAEIWKTSYKARLE from the exons atggaAACCGAAATTATGCCATTTGTGGAAAATGATAGTAGTAATGGTACAACTCAAATTTTGCCATTAAGAAATAGTAGAATTCGTAATATGGAGCCTAAAcg aaCGTCATTGTTTATAATCATGAGCTTTATCTACGCAAAGCTACTGGTGGTGGTATGCGTGGCGTATGTAATAAGTGAAGTTGTCACCCACAAGTTACCATTGTATTACTTTGAGGGTTTCTTCGCTTATATGTACGGCATGAGTATCCTTTTCTTGCTCTACGTCTTTTGCTTTCTGCTACAAGAAAGCGCCTGTTGCTCGAGGGGCGCGGAAACCCCACCTCCACCTCCAAAACCACCCAAACCTCCCAAGGAGCCAAaggataagaaaaataaaaaagacaaGAAAGACAACAAGAAGGATAATAAGAAAGATACCAAGAATAAGAAAGATTTtcag gATGCTAGTGATGTAGAAGCTGGAGTATCAACTCGCGTGTCACGTAAACGTAAAACTTCACAAAATGACCACAGTCACGGAAGTTTCTTCCTCAGAATCGGCGCAATTG CATTCGGACTCGGTACCATGGTATACAATGGACTCGAATTCGGAGCTTTCTTCGAAATTCCACCGACTTCACCATGTTTCCAAATCCTCCATGGCGTTAATCCATTGCTACAAATGGTCTTTACATTCATGCAAATGTACTTCATCTTTATGAACTCGCGG CTAAACATTCACCGATTCAAAGTAATCGCACGTTTTGGACTGATGCACGTCGTAGCAACGAATCTCTGCGTCTGGGTAAAGACCCTAGTTTTCGAAAGCCTTAAAGAAATCACCCAAATCAATTTGCGTTACAGCAAACCCGATCTTGGAATCATTG AGAGCATCCGACAACATTCACTAAACCACGCCGGTGTTATATTAGGCAACGAGCCCCGTGATATGGCACAACTTCGCCTCGCACCATCCTCATCAACTTCAAACTTAGCAACAAAATTACTCGGCGCGACTGCAGCAACAACCCGACGATTAATCCGGACAACACCGTCATCAATAAACCGTTACGCGCGTTCAACGGCACGTTCAGTAGCACGTGCAATAACTCACGGCACCACATCGACCTTAGCAACATTTACACCAAGTACTAGTACAACTCCACGTATAACAACATCTACATCCACAACAACCACAACATCAACAACCCCCCCGACAACATCAACAACAACTCCTTCCACTACGACCACAACAATATTCCcatcaacatcaacaacaACTTCAACAGCTCGACCCACATTATCAACAATAGTAGACGCCTTTACAAGTACTATAAAACCTAATATAACAACTCCAACTCTAACGAGCACTACATCAACAATAGCGCCACCTGTACCAACATCAGCGCCCTTAACAACATACGCATCAATGATGTTGGATTTCGGTGACCCAGCTTCCTCAACAAACAAAGGAATTCCCCCGTTACTTGACATCGTTAATCAAACCAACGGAACAAGTGTTTGGAGCCCAACGTTTGCATTCTACCAAAGCGCACCCTTGAATGAAAATGCATGCGGCCGAGTTAATATAATGGGAACCATTGTCCAAGATGCTGCCCCATATCTGTTTCCATTTATCATTGAATACAGTTTGATCGGAGCAGCAGTTATTTACGTAATGTGGAAGCACATTGGGCGCCATCCACGTTGGCCGCATCAAGCGGAAGCCGATTTAGAGCGTCGACTTGAAGCGATGCTTTCACGTCGTGCTGTTGCCCTGGCACATGCGGGTCACGGTCGCGTCGATTGCGTGGGCGCCAGCAAGGGGCTTTTTGTTGGGCTTTTCCTGCTGGTTGGGTCCTTGATCTGTTTGATCCTTTTCTTTGTTCTAATTCATCACCCGTCATTCGGACTACTCGCGATCTATCTGGCAGATGTGTCACACTGCGTTCTAATGGCGTTTTCAATCATAGCTATCATAATTGGTTTCATTCGTGTACAGAGTCTGAAATTCAAAGCCGAAGAACAAAGTGACCTAAATGATATTCTGCTGCGTGTTTCTGGATTCGGTTTGTTCCTTTACGCTGTTTTTAGTGTAATTGCTGGTTCATTGGCGGCATTTACACACGAACCAAATTTATTGGTAATGGTTACTGGTTTATTGGCTATTGTACAAGTTGTATTGCAAATGTTGTTTATTGCAGATGTATCACGTAGGCGTGTACATTTACCAGAACATGATCGTAGCAAACCTGGTCGCCAAGTTGTcacatttttacttatttgtAATGTAACAATGTGGGTTATTTATACATTTGAAACACAAAAAGTCGTTGCTAATCCAGTGCAACTTGATTTCTATGGTTCTCTTGCGTGGATTATTGTACAAAGGGTCACTATGCCACTTTGTATATTCCACAGGTTCCATAGCGCGGTTACGCTTGCCGAAATATGGAAAACCAGTTACAAAGCACGTTTGGAGTAA
- the LOC130673666 gene encoding proton channel OtopLc isoform X2 has translation MQRCPYLHEMKERLLSQPTPTDSLDMERLDGGTPVKEANLHTEYPAQTNPGVIPDPPEMPPDTLIGTVVKLNSDGYGSHTSPAHARQPLVPQGSMNPPLCLTPSHSGYGRRNLPKNAKTSLFIIMSFIYAKLLVVVCVAYVISEVVTHKLPLYYFEGFFAYMYGMSILFLLYVFCFLLQESACCSRGAETPPPPPKPPKPPKEPKDKKNKKDKKDNKKDNKKDTKNKKDFQDASDVEAGVSTRVSRKRKTSQNDHSHGSFFLRIGAIAFGLGTMVYNGLEFGAFFEIPPTSPCFQILHGVNPLLQMVFTFMQMYFIFMNSRLNIHRFKVIARFGLMHVVATNLCVWVKTLVFESLKEITQINLRYSKPDLGIIESIRQHSLNHAGVILGNEPRDMAQLRLAPSSSTSNLATKLLGATAATTRRLIRTTPSSINRYARSTARSVARAITHGTTSTLATFTPSTSTTPRITTSTSTTTTTSTTPPTTSTTTPSTTTTTIFPSTSTTTSTARPTLSTIVDAFTSTIKPNITTPTLTSTTSTIAPPVPTSAPLTTYASMMLDFGDPASSTNKGIPPLLDIVNQTNGTSVWSPTFAFYQSAPLNENACGRVNIMGTIVQDAAPYLFPFIIEYSLIGAAVIYVMWKHIGRHPRWPHQAEADLERRLEAMLSRRAVALAHAGHGRVDCVGASKGLFVGLFLLVGSLICLILFFVLIHHPSFGLLAIYLADVSHCVLMAFSIIAIIIGFIRVQSLKFKAEEQSDLNDILLRVSGFGLFLYAVFSVIAGSLAAFTHEPNLLVMVTGLLAIVQVVLQMLFIADVSRRRVHLPEHDRSKPGRQVVTFLLICNVTMWVIYTFETQKVVANPVQLDFYGSLAWIIVQRVTMPLCIFHRFHSAVTLAEIWKTSYKARLE, from the exons ATGCAACGGTGTCCTTACCTGCACGAGATGAAGGAGCGTCTGCTCTCGCAGCCGACCCCAACCGATAGCCTAGACATGGAACGACTGGATGGTGGTACTCCGGTAAAGGAGGCTAATCTCCATACAGAGTACCCGGCACAAACGAATCCTGGAGTGATCCCCGACCCCCCCGAAATGCCACCCGACACCTTGATTGGCACCGTCGTCAAG CTCAATTCAGATGGATATGGATCACATACGTCTCCGGCCCATGCGAGACAACCTCTTGTACCTCAGGGTTCGATGAATCCTCCGCTATGTCTTACCCCATCACATTCTGGTTATGGCAGGAGAAATTTACCAAAGAATGCTAA aaCGTCATTGTTTATAATCATGAGCTTTATCTACGCAAAGCTACTGGTGGTGGTATGCGTGGCGTATGTAATAAGTGAAGTTGTCACCCACAAGTTACCATTGTATTACTTTGAGGGTTTCTTCGCTTATATGTACGGCATGAGTATCCTTTTCTTGCTCTACGTCTTTTGCTTTCTGCTACAAGAAAGCGCCTGTTGCTCGAGGGGCGCGGAAACCCCACCTCCACCTCCAAAACCACCCAAACCTCCCAAGGAGCCAAaggataagaaaaataaaaaagacaaGAAAGACAACAAGAAGGATAATAAGAAAGATACCAAGAATAAGAAAGATTTtcag gATGCTAGTGATGTAGAAGCTGGAGTATCAACTCGCGTGTCACGTAAACGTAAAACTTCACAAAATGACCACAGTCACGGAAGTTTCTTCCTCAGAATCGGCGCAATTG CATTCGGACTCGGTACCATGGTATACAATGGACTCGAATTCGGAGCTTTCTTCGAAATTCCACCGACTTCACCATGTTTCCAAATCCTCCATGGCGTTAATCCATTGCTACAAATGGTCTTTACATTCATGCAAATGTACTTCATCTTTATGAACTCGCGG CTAAACATTCACCGATTCAAAGTAATCGCACGTTTTGGACTGATGCACGTCGTAGCAACGAATCTCTGCGTCTGGGTAAAGACCCTAGTTTTCGAAAGCCTTAAAGAAATCACCCAAATCAATTTGCGTTACAGCAAACCCGATCTTGGAATCATTG AGAGCATCCGACAACATTCACTAAACCACGCCGGTGTTATATTAGGCAACGAGCCCCGTGATATGGCACAACTTCGCCTCGCACCATCCTCATCAACTTCAAACTTAGCAACAAAATTACTCGGCGCGACTGCAGCAACAACCCGACGATTAATCCGGACAACACCGTCATCAATAAACCGTTACGCGCGTTCAACGGCACGTTCAGTAGCACGTGCAATAACTCACGGCACCACATCGACCTTAGCAACATTTACACCAAGTACTAGTACAACTCCACGTATAACAACATCTACATCCACAACAACCACAACATCAACAACCCCCCCGACAACATCAACAACAACTCCTTCCACTACGACCACAACAATATTCCcatcaacatcaacaacaACTTCAACAGCTCGACCCACATTATCAACAATAGTAGACGCCTTTACAAGTACTATAAAACCTAATATAACAACTCCAACTCTAACGAGCACTACATCAACAATAGCGCCACCTGTACCAACATCAGCGCCCTTAACAACATACGCATCAATGATGTTGGATTTCGGTGACCCAGCTTCCTCAACAAACAAAGGAATTCCCCCGTTACTTGACATCGTTAATCAAACCAACGGAACAAGTGTTTGGAGCCCAACGTTTGCATTCTACCAAAGCGCACCCTTGAATGAAAATGCATGCGGCCGAGTTAATATAATGGGAACCATTGTCCAAGATGCTGCCCCATATCTGTTTCCATTTATCATTGAATACAGTTTGATCGGAGCAGCAGTTATTTACGTAATGTGGAAGCACATTGGGCGCCATCCACGTTGGCCGCATCAAGCGGAAGCCGATTTAGAGCGTCGACTTGAAGCGATGCTTTCACGTCGTGCTGTTGCCCTGGCACATGCGGGTCACGGTCGCGTCGATTGCGTGGGCGCCAGCAAGGGGCTTTTTGTTGGGCTTTTCCTGCTGGTTGGGTCCTTGATCTGTTTGATCCTTTTCTTTGTTCTAATTCATCACCCGTCATTCGGACTACTCGCGATCTATCTGGCAGATGTGTCACACTGCGTTCTAATGGCGTTTTCAATCATAGCTATCATAATTGGTTTCATTCGTGTACAGAGTCTGAAATTCAAAGCCGAAGAACAAAGTGACCTAAATGATATTCTGCTGCGTGTTTCTGGATTCGGTTTGTTCCTTTACGCTGTTTTTAGTGTAATTGCTGGTTCATTGGCGGCATTTACACACGAACCAAATTTATTGGTAATGGTTACTGGTTTATTGGCTATTGTACAAGTTGTATTGCAAATGTTGTTTATTGCAGATGTATCACGTAGGCGTGTACATTTACCAGAACATGATCGTAGCAAACCTGGTCGCCAAGTTGTcacatttttacttatttgtAATGTAACAATGTGGGTTATTTATACATTTGAAACACAAAAAGTCGTTGCTAATCCAGTGCAACTTGATTTCTATGGTTCTCTTGCGTGGATTATTGTACAAAGGGTCACTATGCCACTTTGTATATTCCACAGGTTCCATAGCGCGGTTACGCTTGCCGAAATATGGAAAACCAGTTACAAAGCACGTTTGGAGTAA
- the LOC130673666 gene encoding proton channel OtopLc isoform X4: MTVEGSRVRLERELKLHLNRIKINNELKKKFNMETEIMPFVENDSSNGTTQILPLRNSRIRNMEPKRTSLFIIMSFIYAKLLVVVCVAYVISEVVTHKLPLYYFEGFFAYMYGMSILFLLYVFCFLLQESACCSRGAETPPPPPKPPKPPKEPKDKKNKKDKKDNKKDNKKDTKNKKDFQDASDVEAGVSTRVSRKRKTSQNDHSHGSFFLRIGAIAFGLGTMVYNGLEFGAFFEIPPTSPCFQILHGVNPLLQMVFTFMQMYFIFMNSRLNIHRFKVIARFGLMHVVATNLCVWVKTLVFESLKEITQINLRYSKPDLGIIESIRQHSLNHAGVILGNEPRDMAQLRLAPSSSTSNLATKLLGATAATTRRLIRTTPSSINRYARSTARSVARAITHGTTSTLATFTPSTSTTPRITTSTSTTTTTSTTPPTTSTTTPSTTTTTIFPSTSTTTSTARPTLSTIVDAFTSTIKPNITTPTLTSTTSTIAPPVPTSAPLTTYASMMLDFGDPASSTNKGIPPLLDIVNQTNGTSVWSPTFAFYQSAPLNENACGRVNIMGTIVQDAAPYLFPFIIEYSLIGAAVIYVMWKHIGRHPRWPHQAEADLERRLEAMLSRRAVALAHAGHGRVDCVGASKGLFVGLFLLVGSLICLILFFVLIHHPSFGLLAIYLADVSHCVLMAFSIIAIIIGFIRVQSLKFKAEEQSDLNDILLRVSGFGLFLYAVFSVIAGSLAAFTHEPNLLVMVTGLLAIVQVVLQMLFIADVSRRRVHLPEHDRSKPGRQVVTFLLICNVTMWVIYTFETQKVVANPVQLDFYGSLAWIIVQRVTMPLCIFHRFHSAVTLAEIWKTSYKARLE; this comes from the exons ATGACAGTAGAGGGGAGTAGAGTGAGATTGGAGCGAGAGTTGAAA TTGCATTTGaatcgaattaaaataaataacgaattgaaaaaaaaatttaatatggaAACCGAAATTATGCCATTTGTGGAAAATGATAGTAGTAATGGTACAACTCAAATTTTGCCATTAAGAAATAGTAGAATTCGTAATATGGAGCCTAAAcg aaCGTCATTGTTTATAATCATGAGCTTTATCTACGCAAAGCTACTGGTGGTGGTATGCGTGGCGTATGTAATAAGTGAAGTTGTCACCCACAAGTTACCATTGTATTACTTTGAGGGTTTCTTCGCTTATATGTACGGCATGAGTATCCTTTTCTTGCTCTACGTCTTTTGCTTTCTGCTACAAGAAAGCGCCTGTTGCTCGAGGGGCGCGGAAACCCCACCTCCACCTCCAAAACCACCCAAACCTCCCAAGGAGCCAAaggataagaaaaataaaaaagacaaGAAAGACAACAAGAAGGATAATAAGAAAGATACCAAGAATAAGAAAGATTTtcag gATGCTAGTGATGTAGAAGCTGGAGTATCAACTCGCGTGTCACGTAAACGTAAAACTTCACAAAATGACCACAGTCACGGAAGTTTCTTCCTCAGAATCGGCGCAATTG CATTCGGACTCGGTACCATGGTATACAATGGACTCGAATTCGGAGCTTTCTTCGAAATTCCACCGACTTCACCATGTTTCCAAATCCTCCATGGCGTTAATCCATTGCTACAAATGGTCTTTACATTCATGCAAATGTACTTCATCTTTATGAACTCGCGG CTAAACATTCACCGATTCAAAGTAATCGCACGTTTTGGACTGATGCACGTCGTAGCAACGAATCTCTGCGTCTGGGTAAAGACCCTAGTTTTCGAAAGCCTTAAAGAAATCACCCAAATCAATTTGCGTTACAGCAAACCCGATCTTGGAATCATTG AGAGCATCCGACAACATTCACTAAACCACGCCGGTGTTATATTAGGCAACGAGCCCCGTGATATGGCACAACTTCGCCTCGCACCATCCTCATCAACTTCAAACTTAGCAACAAAATTACTCGGCGCGACTGCAGCAACAACCCGACGATTAATCCGGACAACACCGTCATCAATAAACCGTTACGCGCGTTCAACGGCACGTTCAGTAGCACGTGCAATAACTCACGGCACCACATCGACCTTAGCAACATTTACACCAAGTACTAGTACAACTCCACGTATAACAACATCTACATCCACAACAACCACAACATCAACAACCCCCCCGACAACATCAACAACAACTCCTTCCACTACGACCACAACAATATTCCcatcaacatcaacaacaACTTCAACAGCTCGACCCACATTATCAACAATAGTAGACGCCTTTACAAGTACTATAAAACCTAATATAACAACTCCAACTCTAACGAGCACTACATCAACAATAGCGCCACCTGTACCAACATCAGCGCCCTTAACAACATACGCATCAATGATGTTGGATTTCGGTGACCCAGCTTCCTCAACAAACAAAGGAATTCCCCCGTTACTTGACATCGTTAATCAAACCAACGGAACAAGTGTTTGGAGCCCAACGTTTGCATTCTACCAAAGCGCACCCTTGAATGAAAATGCATGCGGCCGAGTTAATATAATGGGAACCATTGTCCAAGATGCTGCCCCATATCTGTTTCCATTTATCATTGAATACAGTTTGATCGGAGCAGCAGTTATTTACGTAATGTGGAAGCACATTGGGCGCCATCCACGTTGGCCGCATCAAGCGGAAGCCGATTTAGAGCGTCGACTTGAAGCGATGCTTTCACGTCGTGCTGTTGCCCTGGCACATGCGGGTCACGGTCGCGTCGATTGCGTGGGCGCCAGCAAGGGGCTTTTTGTTGGGCTTTTCCTGCTGGTTGGGTCCTTGATCTGTTTGATCCTTTTCTTTGTTCTAATTCATCACCCGTCATTCGGACTACTCGCGATCTATCTGGCAGATGTGTCACACTGCGTTCTAATGGCGTTTTCAATCATAGCTATCATAATTGGTTTCATTCGTGTACAGAGTCTGAAATTCAAAGCCGAAGAACAAAGTGACCTAAATGATATTCTGCTGCGTGTTTCTGGATTCGGTTTGTTCCTTTACGCTGTTTTTAGTGTAATTGCTGGTTCATTGGCGGCATTTACACACGAACCAAATTTATTGGTAATGGTTACTGGTTTATTGGCTATTGTACAAGTTGTATTGCAAATGTTGTTTATTGCAGATGTATCACGTAGGCGTGTACATTTACCAGAACATGATCGTAGCAAACCTGGTCGCCAAGTTGTcacatttttacttatttgtAATGTAACAATGTGGGTTATTTATACATTTGAAACACAAAAAGTCGTTGCTAATCCAGTGCAACTTGATTTCTATGGTTCTCTTGCGTGGATTATTGTACAAAGGGTCACTATGCCACTTTGTATATTCCACAGGTTCCATAGCGCGGTTACGCTTGCCGAAATATGGAAAACCAGTTACAAAGCACGTTTGGAGTAA